Proteins from a genomic interval of Prinia subflava isolate CZ2003 ecotype Zambia chromosome W unlocalized genomic scaffold, Cam_Psub_1.2 scaffold_41_NEW, whole genome shotgun sequence:
- the LOC134565219 gene encoding ER membrane protein complex subunit 5-like isoform X2 translates to MRLTEKEDEALPIDIVLQTLLAFAVTCYGIAHIAGEFKDMDATSELKNKTFETLRNHPSFYVFNHRGRVLFQLSDTVNSSLNQDALSSSSALKFQKLEPLHR, encoded by the exons ATGAGGTtgacagaaaaggaagatgaagcGTTGCCCATAGAT ATAGTCCTGCAGACTCTGCTGGCCTTCGCAGTCACCTGCTATGGGATAGCACATATTGCAGGAGAGTTTAAAGACATGGATGCCACTTCAGAACTCAAAAATaa GACATTTGAGACGTTAAGGAACCATCCGtctttttatgtatttaatcATCGTGGTAGAGTATTGTTCCAGTTGTCAGACACAGTGAATTCTTCTTTGAACCAAGATGCTTTGTCATCCAGTTCGGCACTGAAATTTCAAAAACTTGAACCTCTGCACCGCTGA
- the LOC134565219 gene encoding ER membrane protein complex subunit 5-like isoform X1, whose product MAAGSVWKGLVGFGLFALAHAAFSAAQHRSYMRLTEKEDEALPIDIVLQTLLAFAVTCYGIAHIAGEFKDMDATSELKNKTFETLRNHPSFYVFNHRGRVLFQLSDTVNSSLNQDALSSSSALKFQKLEPLHR is encoded by the exons ATGGCGGCGGGGTCGGTGTGGAAGGGGCTGGTGGGGTTCGGCCTGTTCGCCTTGGCACACGCGGCCTTCTCGGCGGCCCAGC ATCGTTCTTACATGAGGTtgacagaaaaggaagatgaagcGTTGCCCATAGAT ATAGTCCTGCAGACTCTGCTGGCCTTCGCAGTCACCTGCTATGGGATAGCACATATTGCAGGAGAGTTTAAAGACATGGATGCCACTTCAGAACTCAAAAATaa GACATTTGAGACGTTAAGGAACCATCCGtctttttatgtatttaatcATCGTGGTAGAGTATTGTTCCAGTTGTCAGACACAGTGAATTCTTCTTTGAACCAAGATGCTTTGTCATCCAGTTCGGCACTGAAATTTCAAAAACTTGAACCTCTGCACCGCTGA